One Ignavibacterium sp. DNA segment encodes these proteins:
- the rpsG gene encoding 30S ribosomal protein S7 → MRKRRAEKKYLKPDPKFNDVLVAKFINCVMYDGKKAVARNVVYDAFQLIEEKTSKPGLEIFKKAISNTQPLIEVRSRRVGGATYQVPTEVRPERRIALAMRWIKNYSRARGEKSMSAKLASELMAAANGEGSSVKKKEDVHKMAEANKAFAHFKW, encoded by the coding sequence ATGAGAAAAAGAAGAGCAGAAAAAAAGTATCTTAAGCCAGATCCAAAATTCAATGATGTACTGGTGGCAAAATTTATTAATTGTGTAATGTATGATGGCAAAAAAGCAGTAGCTCGAAATGTAGTTTATGATGCTTTTCAATTGATCGAAGAAAAAACCAGTAAACCTGGATTAGAGATTTTTAAGAAAGCCATCTCAAACACACAACCCTTAATTGAGGTTAGAAGCCGTAGAGTTGGCGGAGCTACTTATCAGGTTCCGACTGAAGTTAGACCAGAAAGAAGAATTGCTCTTGCTATGAGATGGATTAAAAACTACTCACGTGCTCGTGGTGAAAAATCTATGTCAGCCAAATTAGCCTCTGAGTTAATGGCTGCAGCAAATGGCGAAGGATCATCGGTAAAGAAAAAAGAAGATGTACACAAAATGGCTGAAGCAAACAAAGCTTTTGCTCACTTTAAATGGTAA
- the fusA gene encoding elongation factor G, giving the protein MTGKVKINKVRNIGIMAHIDAGKTTTTERILFYTGKLHRIGEVHDGAATMDWMEQEKERGITITSAATTCFWNDHQINIIDTPGHVDFTVEVERSLRVLDGAVALFCAVGGVEPQSEAVWRQADKYGVPRIAFVNKMDRTGADFYNAVNMMKERLGANAIPVCLPIGEGDLFVGIIDLIQFNARMYHEGSFGTSYDEIDIPKDLLEIASKFRTQMLEAVSDVDDTLLEKYLEGKEIGADEIKNVLRKATIELKIIPVLCGSSFKNKGVQKLLDSVVDFLPSPMDFPEIEAHHIGLLDTVKRKVDENEKFTALAFKIMNDPYVGKLTFFRVYSGILKSGSYIFNSVSGKKERISRLLRMHANHREEISEVKAGDIAAAVGLRYTRTGDTLCDEHDPIVLEKISFPEPVIQIAIEPKTKADQDKLSDSLTKLADEDPTFKIKVDEETGQTLISGMGELHLEILVDRMKREFKVEANIGKPQVAYRETITQRVQAEGKFVKQSGGRGKFGHVWIELLPNEPGKGYEFINGIVGGVVPKEYIPAVSQGIQDAMKNGIIAGFPMVDVKAKLYDGSYHDVDSDEISFRVAGSMAFQAGAKKANPVLLEPIMAVEVVTPEEYLGDVMGDLNSRRGKIEGFSARKDAQVIKANVPLSEMFGYATILRSMSQGRAIYSMQFDHYSAVPKAIAEEISEKSLGKKTTVN; this is encoded by the coding sequence ATGACTGGTAAAGTTAAAATAAATAAGGTTCGAAATATTGGTATAATGGCTCACATAGATGCTGGTAAGACGACTACTACGGAAAGGATTTTATTCTACACAGGTAAATTACATCGTATTGGAGAAGTTCACGATGGTGCTGCAACAATGGATTGGATGGAGCAGGAAAAAGAACGAGGTATCACTATAACCAGTGCTGCAACTACTTGCTTTTGGAATGATCATCAGATTAATATTATTGATACGCCTGGACACGTTGACTTTACAGTTGAAGTTGAAAGATCTTTAAGAGTTTTAGATGGAGCCGTTGCACTTTTTTGTGCTGTTGGCGGTGTCGAGCCACAGTCAGAAGCTGTTTGGAGACAAGCAGATAAATATGGAGTTCCCCGAATTGCATTTGTAAATAAAATGGATAGGACAGGTGCAGATTTTTACAATGCAGTTAATATGATGAAAGAACGACTTGGTGCCAATGCTATACCAGTTTGTTTGCCAATCGGCGAAGGTGATTTATTTGTTGGTATTATTGATTTAATCCAATTTAATGCAAGAATGTATCATGAGGGCTCATTCGGTACTTCTTATGATGAAATTGATATTCCAAAAGATCTGTTAGAGATTGCATCAAAATTCAGAACTCAAATGTTGGAAGCAGTGTCTGATGTTGATGATACTTTGCTTGAAAAATATTTAGAAGGTAAAGAAATTGGTGCTGATGAGATAAAGAATGTACTTAGAAAAGCAACAATTGAGTTAAAGATAATCCCAGTTCTTTGTGGTTCTTCGTTTAAAAATAAAGGTGTACAGAAATTATTGGACTCTGTTGTTGATTTTTTACCATCTCCAATGGATTTTCCGGAGATTGAAGCTCATCATATTGGATTGCTTGATACAGTTAAACGAAAAGTTGATGAAAACGAGAAATTTACTGCTTTAGCTTTCAAAATTATGAATGACCCTTATGTTGGTAAATTAACATTCTTTAGAGTTTATTCTGGTATATTAAAATCAGGATCATATATTTTTAATTCGGTTAGTGGTAAGAAAGAAAGAATCAGCAGATTACTCAGAATGCATGCAAACCATAGAGAAGAAATTTCTGAGGTAAAGGCTGGTGATATAGCAGCAGCTGTTGGTCTAAGATATACCAGAACCGGCGACACATTGTGTGATGAACATGATCCGATAGTTTTAGAAAAAATTTCTTTCCCTGAACCAGTTATTCAGATTGCTATTGAGCCAAAAACAAAAGCTGATCAGGATAAATTATCCGATTCTTTGACTAAACTTGCCGATGAGGACCCAACTTTTAAAATTAAAGTTGATGAAGAAACCGGTCAAACTTTAATCAGTGGTATGGGAGAATTACATCTTGAAATTCTTGTTGACAGGATGAAAAGAGAGTTTAAAGTTGAAGCTAATATTGGCAAGCCACAAGTCGCTTACAGAGAAACTATAACTCAAAGAGTTCAAGCAGAAGGCAAGTTTGTAAAGCAATCAGGCGGTCGTGGAAAATTTGGACATGTGTGGATTGAGCTTTTACCCAATGAACCAGGGAAAGGCTATGAGTTTATTAATGGTATTGTTGGAGGTGTTGTTCCGAAAGAATATATTCCCGCTGTTTCTCAAGGAATTCAGGATGCGATGAAAAATGGAATAATTGCCGGTTTTCCGATGGTAGATGTTAAAGCAAAACTATATGATGGTTCTTATCATGATGTCGATTCTGATGAGATTTCATTCAGGGTAGCAGGTTCAATGGCATTTCAGGCAGGGGCAAAAAAAGCAAACCCGGTTTTGCTTGAACCAATTATGGCTGTTGAGGTAGTTACTCCTGAAGAATATTTAGGAGATGTTATGGGAGATCTTAATTCAAGAAGAGGAAAAATTGAAGGATTTTCAGCTCGAAAAGATGCTCAGGTGATAAAAGCAAATGTACCTTTATCGGAGATGTTTGGATATGCTACGATATTAAGATCAATGAGTCAGGGTAGAGCAATCTATTCAATGCAGTTTGATCATTACTCTGCAGTACCTAAAGCAATTGCTGAAGAAATTTCTGAAAAATCCTTAGGAAAAAAGACAACAGTAAATTAA
- the rpoB gene encoding DNA-directed RNA polymerase subunit beta: MDNNRISFGHISSVIDIPNLLGIQTETFEEFVQLNVHPSKRENQGLQAVFTSNFPIFDNKENYRLDFLEYYVEKPRFSVEECLERGLTFAAPLKAKLRLSTKDPETEEFINTVEQEAYLGNLPFMTEKGTFVINGAERVVVSQLHRSPGVAFAQTIHPNGTPIYSARIIPLRGSWVEFATDINYVMYVYIDRRKKFPATTLLRALNFQSDEEILKLFDLVENVSVKKGKLENYLGRMIASDIFDMSTGEIFLTRDSILTEEDLERINDAEVDVLKFIKSESVNEQNLIVNTLRKDTSHTREEALYAIYRQLRTGEAPDLATAESLIEKLFFNDKRYDLGDVGRHRMNQKLELNIPETTTVLTVEDIISIMKYIIDLKNGEVDVDDIDHLGNRRVRTVGEQLGQQFNVGMARMARTIKERMNMRDTENFTPQDLVNARTITSVINAFFGTNQLSQFMDQTNPLAEMTHKRRMSALGPGGLTRERAGFEVRDVHYTHYGRLCPIETPEGPNIGLISSLTIYARVNKYGFLETPYRKVVKGKATDEVEYLTAEHEDIYTVAQANELITESGKFVDERVKSRLKSEFPIVRPEDVQYLDVAPAQIVSAAAALIPFLEHDDANRALMGSNMQRQSVPLLKPEAPIVGTGMEKKIAFDSRAIVVAEDNGIVEYVDADKIVVKYDINPNSFEALTSFNEVREVVYNLTKFHGTNQETCINQIPIVKEGQKIKKDDVLADGAATDGGELALGRNVLVAFMPWRGYNFEDAIIISERVVSEDIYTSIHIEEFELQVRETKRGEEELTREIPNVSEEAVKNLDEDGIIREGAEVKEGDILIGKITPKGETDPTPEEKLLRAIFGDKAGDVKDASLKAPPGLKGTVIKTRLFSRKKRDNEAKKQEKTALDNLDAEFKKKLQNHYDKLVEKLTKITKEQITTGIRDLDGSVVLRSGSTIREETFSGMEDVTKLDYSLDWFDTKKTNNLINTLFKNYFTIKTDIEEDFKRERIKIQSGDELPPGIVQLAKVYVAKKRKLSVGDKMAGRHGNKGVVAKIVPVADMPYLPDGTPIDIILNPLGVPSRMNLGQLYETALGWVGKKLGVRFSTPIFDGAKVGNVEEWLAKAELESGSKTDLYDGRTGEMFHQKVTCGYIYMLKLSHLVDDKIHARSIGPYSLITQQPLGGKAQFGGQRFGEMEVWALEGYGASNILQEILTVKSDDVTGRAKVYEAIVKGENLQEPNIPEAFNVLIKELQGLGLDIKIR; the protein is encoded by the coding sequence TTGGATAATAACCGTATTTCATTTGGTCATATTTCATCAGTAATTGATATTCCGAATCTTTTAGGTATTCAGACTGAAACATTTGAGGAATTTGTTCAGCTTAATGTTCACCCTTCAAAAAGAGAAAATCAAGGATTGCAAGCCGTATTTACATCTAATTTCCCAATATTTGATAATAAAGAAAATTACAGATTGGATTTTCTTGAGTATTATGTTGAAAAACCAAGATTTTCTGTAGAAGAATGCTTGGAAAGAGGACTCACTTTTGCGGCACCTCTTAAAGCCAAATTAAGGCTTTCGACAAAAGATCCCGAAACCGAGGAATTTATAAATACTGTTGAGCAGGAAGCATATCTAGGCAATCTTCCATTTATGACTGAGAAAGGAACCTTTGTAATAAATGGAGCAGAAAGAGTTGTTGTATCTCAGTTACATCGTTCGCCTGGTGTTGCCTTTGCGCAAACCATCCATCCAAATGGAACTCCCATTTACTCAGCAAGAATAATTCCTTTGAGAGGTTCTTGGGTAGAGTTTGCTACTGACATTAATTACGTAATGTATGTTTACATTGATAGGAGAAAAAAATTCCCCGCCACTACTTTGTTAAGAGCATTAAATTTTCAATCGGATGAAGAGATATTAAAGCTTTTTGATTTAGTTGAGAATGTATCAGTTAAAAAAGGGAAACTTGAAAATTATCTCGGTCGAATGATTGCAAGTGATATATTCGATATGTCAACAGGCGAAATTTTTCTAACTCGGGATTCAATCTTAACCGAAGAAGACCTGGAAAGAATAAATGATGCTGAAGTTGATGTACTTAAATTTATTAAATCTGAATCTGTTAATGAACAAAATCTAATTGTAAATACTTTACGTAAGGATACTTCTCACACACGTGAGGAAGCTTTGTATGCAATTTATCGCCAGCTAAGAACTGGTGAAGCACCAGATCTTGCGACTGCTGAATCATTAATTGAAAAACTTTTCTTTAACGATAAACGTTATGATCTTGGTGATGTTGGTCGTCATAGAATGAATCAGAAATTAGAACTTAACATCCCTGAAACTACAACTGTTCTTACTGTCGAAGATATAATTTCAATAATGAAATACATTATTGATCTTAAAAATGGTGAAGTAGATGTTGATGATATTGACCACCTTGGTAACAGAAGAGTCCGAACTGTTGGTGAACAGTTAGGGCAGCAGTTTAATGTTGGCATGGCTCGTATGGCCAGAACAATAAAAGAACGTATGAACATGCGCGACACAGAAAATTTTACACCACAGGATTTAGTAAACGCCAGAACAATAACCAGTGTTATTAATGCATTCTTTGGTACCAATCAATTGTCACAGTTTATGGATCAGACTAATCCATTAGCTGAAATGACACATAAAAGAAGAATGTCAGCTTTAGGACCTGGCGGATTAACCAGAGAGAGAGCGGGATTTGAAGTTCGTGACGTTCATTATACACATTATGGAAGACTTTGTCCTATCGAAACTCCTGAAGGACCTAATATCGGATTAATTTCTTCTCTTACAATTTATGCAAGAGTAAACAAATATGGATTTTTAGAAACTCCTTATCGGAAAGTAGTTAAAGGAAAAGCCACTGATGAAGTTGAATATTTAACTGCCGAGCATGAAGATATCTACACTGTTGCTCAAGCAAATGAGTTGATAACTGAATCAGGAAAATTTGTTGATGAAAGAGTAAAATCCAGACTGAAAAGTGAGTTCCCGATAGTTCGTCCAGAAGATGTACAATATCTTGATGTTGCTCCTGCACAGATAGTTAGTGCAGCGGCTGCATTAATTCCATTCTTAGAACATGATGATGCTAACAGAGCGTTGATGGGTTCAAACATGCAGCGTCAATCTGTACCGTTACTAAAACCGGAAGCACCAATTGTTGGAACCGGAATGGAAAAGAAAATTGCTTTTGACTCAAGGGCAATTGTTGTTGCAGAAGATAACGGTATAGTTGAATATGTTGATGCTGATAAAATTGTTGTTAAATATGATATCAACCCTAACAGTTTTGAAGCCCTGACAAGTTTTAATGAAGTAAGGGAAGTAGTTTATAATCTTACAAAATTCCATGGCACTAATCAGGAAACCTGTATTAATCAGATTCCAATTGTAAAAGAAGGACAAAAAATTAAAAAGGATGATGTTCTTGCGGATGGAGCAGCAACAGATGGCGGTGAATTAGCTTTAGGACGGAACGTATTGGTTGCTTTTATGCCCTGGCGAGGTTATAACTTTGAAGATGCTATTATAATAAGTGAAAGAGTTGTAAGTGAAGATATCTATACTTCAATTCATATAGAAGAATTTGAATTACAAGTTAGAGAAACAAAGCGCGGCGAAGAAGAATTAACAAGAGAAATTCCAAATGTTAGTGAAGAAGCTGTAAAAAATCTTGATGAAGACGGAATAATCAGAGAAGGGGCAGAGGTTAAAGAAGGTGATATTTTAATTGGAAAGATTACACCTAAAGGAGAAACTGATCCTACTCCTGAAGAAAAATTATTGCGTGCAATATTTGGAGATAAAGCCGGTGATGTTAAAGATGCTTCATTGAAAGCGCCTCCCGGATTGAAGGGTACCGTTATTAAAACCCGGCTTTTCAGCAGAAAGAAAAGAGATAATGAAGCTAAAAAGCAAGAAAAAACTGCATTAGATAATCTAGATGCTGAGTTTAAAAAGAAATTGCAAAATCATTATGATAAGCTTGTTGAAAAACTAACCAAGATAACTAAAGAACAGATTACTACCGGTATCCGAGATCTTGATGGCAGTGTTGTTTTAAGAAGCGGTTCAACAATAAGAGAAGAAACTTTTTCCGGAATGGAAGATGTAACAAAACTCGATTATTCGCTTGATTGGTTTGATACAAAAAAGACAAATAATTTGATTAATACTCTTTTCAAAAATTATTTCACAATCAAAACTGATATTGAAGAAGATTTTAAGAGAGAAAGAATAAAAATTCAAAGCGGTGATGAGCTTCCTCCTGGAATAGTTCAGTTGGCAAAAGTATATGTTGCTAAAAAGCGTAAGCTTTCTGTTGGTGATAAAATGGCAGGAAGACACGGAAATAAGGGTGTTGTTGCAAAGATTGTTCCTGTTGCCGATATGCCTTATTTACCTGATGGAACTCCGATTGATATTATCTTAAATCCACTCGGTGTACCTTCTCGTATGAACCTTGGTCAGCTATATGAAACCGCCTTAGGTTGGGTTGGTAAAAAATTAGGAGTAAGATTCTCTACTCCGATCTTTGATGGTGCTAAAGTAGGTAATGTTGAAGAATGGTTAGCTAAAGCCGAATTAGAATCAGGCAGCAAAACTGATCTTTATGATGGAAGAACCGGGGAGATGTTTCATCAAAAAGTTACCTGTGGATATATCTATATGCTTAAACTAAGCCATCTAGTAGATGATAAGATTCACGCAAGGTCTATTGGGCCATACTCGCTGATTACTCAGCAGCCGCTTGGTGGTAAAGCACAGTTTGGCGGGCAAAGATTTGGAGAAATGGAAGTTTGGGCACTTGAAGGTTATGGTGCTTCAAATATTTTGCAGGAAATATTAACTGTAAAGAGTGATGATGTAACCGGAAGAGCAAAAGTTTATGAAGCAATCGTTAAAGGTGAAAATTTGCAGGAACCAAATATTCCCGAAGCGTTTAACGTTCTTATAAAGGAACTCCAGGGCTTAGGTCTGGATATTAAAATAAGGTAA
- the rpsL gene encoding 30S ribosomal protein S12: protein MPTINQLVRKGRVRILSKNKAPALNACPQKRGVCTRVYTTTPKKPNSALRKVARVRLTKTNVEVSAYIPGEGHNLQEHSIVMIRGGRVKDLPGVRYHIIRGTLDTSGVADRKKGRSKYGAKKPKAK from the coding sequence GTGCCTACAATAAATCAGTTAGTTAGAAAAGGTCGGGTAAGAATACTATCAAAAAATAAGGCTCCGGCTTTAAATGCCTGTCCACAAAAGAGAGGCGTATGTACAAGAGTCTATACTACTACACCCAAAAAGCCTAATTCAGCGCTCAGAAAAGTGGCTAGGGTAAGATTAACAAAAACAAATGTTGAAGTATCAGCATACATTCCTGGCGAAGGGCACAATTTGCAGGAGCACTCAATTGTGATGATTAGAGGCGGTAGAGTAAAAGATCTGCCAGGCGTACGATATCACATTATTAGAGGAACTTTAGATACAAGTGGTGTCGCTGACAGAAAAAAAGGTCGTTCTAAGTATGGTGCAAAAAAACCAAAAGCGAAATAA
- the rpoC gene encoding DNA-directed RNA polymerase subunit beta', whose amino-acid sequence MAFRNQENTIRDINSITISLASPDDILTRSYGEVTKPETINYRSFRPEKDGLFCEKIFGPTRDWECFCGKYKRIRYKGIICDRCGVEVTQKSVRRERMGHIGLAVPVVHIWFFRTQPSKIGNIIGISLKELEKIIYYESYVVLNPGITGLSRLDLISEDQYFEVLNSLPDGNEKLDDDDPKKFVAKIGGDAVKEILKKTNIEELSRVLREAVKIETSQQKKADYLKRLRVLEAFKEEEGKVPNKPEWMVLGYIPVIPPELRPLVPLEGGRFATSDLNDLYRRVIIRNNRLKRLIDIKAPEVILRNEKRMLQEAVDALFDNSRRGSAVRSDNNRPLKSLSDMLKGKQGRFRQNLLGKRVDYSGRSVIVVGPELKLHQCGLPKDMAVELFKPFIIRKLIERGHNKTVKSARKVVDRKDPIIWEILSKIIEAHPVLLNRAPTLHRLGIQAFQPILIDERAIQLHPMVCTAFNADFDGDQMAVHVPLSYEAQLEASLLMLSSHNILSPQNGSPIVVPTQDLVLGCYYLTKFKEGDKGEGMIFSSPDEVIIAYDNRVVGLHAKIKVRFNGELIETTTGRVIFNQIVPKEMGYINQVLIKKAFGGIIGKMFMKLGNKVTAKFLDDLKDLGFRYATAGGLSVSFSDMIIPDEKVSLISKANKKVENILNEHEMGLITDAERYNKIIDVWTHTTNDVARVLMDRIKQHDKGFNSLHMMVDSGARGSQEQVRQLAGMRGLMMKPQKTLSGQAGEIIENPIVANFKEGLSVLEYFISTHGARKGLADTALKTADAGYLTRRLVDVAQDVIITEEDCGTILGIEIKALKDVEEEREPLAERITGRFAQADVYNPRTDELIVEAGQMITEPIAEKIEDANIDSVYIRTVLTCESKRGVCLKCYGRNLTTGKPVEIGEAVGIIAAQSIGEPGTQLTLRTFHLGGTSSRIASQSQVESNSDGIVKFEKINSVDKTVKDPFGGFDIEVNVVTGRRGVIEIYDENNRQLKKFDVPYGAELLVKDGQKIKKRQPLYNHDPYNAVILTDISGKVKFVDLIEGITLQQVTDDQTGHVQKVVIESKDKNLTPGILVENSDGERKSFNLPVRAYLAVEEGENIAAGTILAKISKQTTKSRDITGGLPRVTELFEARSPHEPAVVSEIEGNVKFGTRKKGSREIIVVAPDGSDEKKYNIAFQKHILVQEGDEIPAGEKITDGPINPHDILAIKGTSAVQEYLVNEIQDVYRLQGVKINDKHIEVIVRQMLQKIKIVSPGDTRFLEEDIVDRVAFFEEDSLIMTMAYVEDKGDSKLKNGQLIPKSKLREINSDLKKKDKKEIIARDAEPATFENILLGITQAALSTESFISAASFQETTKVLANAATEAKEDRLLGLKENIVMGHLIPAGTGLKSYANIILESEEIAVEEEKDAESHSVQNN is encoded by the coding sequence ATGGCTTTTAGAAATCAAGAAAATACGATTAGAGATATTAATAGTATAACAATAAGTTTAGCTAGCCCTGATGATATATTAACCAGATCCTATGGTGAGGTTACTAAACCTGAAACAATTAATTACAGATCATTCAGACCAGAAAAAGATGGATTGTTCTGCGAAAAGATTTTTGGTCCTACTAGAGATTGGGAATGTTTTTGCGGAAAGTATAAAAGAATCCGTTATAAAGGAATTATCTGCGATAGATGCGGTGTTGAAGTAACACAAAAAAGCGTAAGACGTGAAAGAATGGGGCACATTGGTTTAGCCGTTCCGGTTGTTCATATTTGGTTCTTTAGAACTCAGCCGTCAAAAATAGGGAATATTATTGGCATCAGCCTAAAAGAACTTGAGAAAATCATTTACTACGAATCTTATGTTGTTCTTAATCCGGGTATAACAGGCTTAAGCCGTTTGGATCTGATTTCAGAAGACCAATATTTTGAAGTATTAAACTCTTTACCAGATGGTAATGAAAAGCTTGATGATGATGATCCTAAAAAATTTGTTGCCAAAATCGGCGGTGATGCAGTAAAAGAGATTTTGAAAAAAACAAATATTGAAGAGCTTTCAAGAGTATTAAGAGAAGCAGTAAAAATCGAAACCTCACAGCAAAAGAAAGCTGATTATTTAAAAAGATTAAGAGTGCTTGAAGCATTTAAGGAAGAAGAAGGAAAAGTTCCTAATAAACCTGAATGGATGGTATTAGGTTACATTCCGGTCATTCCTCCTGAACTTCGACCGCTTGTTCCACTTGAAGGCGGAAGGTTTGCAACAAGTGATCTTAATGATTTATATCGTCGTGTTATAATCAGAAACAACAGACTAAAAAGATTAATCGATATTAAAGCTCCGGAAGTAATTTTAAGAAACGAAAAAAGAATGCTTCAGGAAGCTGTTGATGCTCTCTTTGATAATTCAAGAAGAGGAAGCGCAGTAAGAAGTGATAACAATCGTCCATTAAAATCTTTAAGCGATATGCTTAAAGGTAAGCAAGGCAGATTCCGTCAGAATCTTTTAGGTAAAAGAGTTGATTATTCTGGCCGATCTGTTATTGTGGTTGGTCCTGAGCTTAAATTACATCAATGCGGTCTTCCTAAAGATATGGCAGTTGAGTTATTCAAACCCTTTATTATCAGAAAGTTAATCGAAAGGGGACACAATAAAACTGTTAAAAGTGCAAGAAAAGTAGTTGATAGAAAAGATCCAATTATCTGGGAAATACTTTCTAAAATTATTGAAGCTCATCCGGTATTGTTAAACAGAGCTCCAACTCTCCATCGGTTAGGTATTCAGGCATTTCAACCGATCTTGATTGATGAAAGAGCTATACAATTACATCCAATGGTCTGTACAGCATTTAATGCTGACTTTGATGGCGATCAGATGGCGGTACACGTTCCTCTTTCCTATGAAGCACAATTGGAAGCTTCTTTATTAATGCTTAGCAGCCATAATATTTTATCTCCCCAAAATGGAAGTCCGATTGTGGTACCTACTCAGGATCTAGTCCTTGGATGTTACTATCTGACCAAATTTAAAGAAGGTGATAAGGGAGAAGGAATGATCTTCTCTTCACCTGACGAAGTAATTATTGCTTATGATAACCGGGTAGTTGGGCTGCATGCAAAAATTAAGGTTAGATTTAATGGTGAATTAATTGAAACTACAACTGGACGAGTAATATTTAATCAAATAGTACCAAAAGAAATGGGCTATATAAATCAGGTCCTTATCAAAAAAGCCTTCGGTGGTATTATCGGTAAGATGTTTATGAAATTAGGAAATAAAGTAACCGCAAAGTTTCTTGATGATCTTAAAGATCTTGGATTTAGATATGCTACTGCTGGTGGTTTGTCAGTTAGCTTTAGTGATATGATTATTCCTGATGAAAAAGTATCTCTGATTAGTAAAGCAAATAAAAAGGTTGAAAATATCCTTAATGAACATGAAATGGGTTTAATTACTGATGCTGAAAGATATAATAAAATAATAGATGTTTGGACTCATACAACAAACGATGTCGCCAGAGTTCTGATGGATAGAATAAAACAGCATGATAAAGGATTTAACTCTTTACATATGATGGTTGATTCCGGCGCAAGAGGCTCACAAGAACAGGTAAGACAGTTAGCCGGTATGAGAGGATTAATGATGAAACCTCAAAAAACTCTTTCCGGACAAGCCGGTGAGATTATTGAGAATCCAATTGTGGCAAATTTCAAAGAAGGTCTTTCAGTGCTTGAGTATTTTATTTCAACTCACGGTGCAAGAAAAGGACTAGCTGATACAGCACTCAAAACTGCTGATGCTGGTTACTTAACCAGAAGATTGGTGGATGTTGCTCAAGATGTAATTATCACTGAAGAAGATTGCGGGACTATACTTGGTATTGAAATTAAAGCATTAAAGGATGTGGAGGAAGAAAGAGAACCTTTAGCAGAACGTATTACCGGAAGATTTGCACAAGCAGATGTTTATAATCCAAGGACAGACGAATTGATCGTTGAGGCTGGACAAATGATAACTGAACCTATAGCAGAGAAAATTGAAGATGCTAACATTGATTCGGTTTACATCAGAACAGTTCTTACCTGTGAATCTAAAAGAGGTGTTTGTCTGAAATGTTATGGAAGAAATTTAACAACAGGTAAACCAGTTGAGATTGGCGAAGCTGTTGGGATTATTGCAGCACAATCAATTGGTGAACCGGGAACTCAATTAACACTTCGTACTTTCCATCTTGGCGGTACGTCTTCAAGAATTGCATCACAATCACAGGTTGAATCCAATAGTGATGGTATTGTAAAGTTTGAAAAAATAAATTCTGTTGATAAAACTGTAAAGGATCCTTTCGGCGGTTTTGATATTGAAGTAAATGTGGTTACTGGTAGACGTGGTGTTATTGAGATTTATGATGAGAATAACAGACAGTTAAAGAAATTTGACGTACCCTATGGAGCCGAGTTATTAGTAAAAGACGGACAAAAAATTAAGAAACGTCAACCACTATATAATCACGATCCTTATAATGCTGTGATTTTAACAGATATATCTGGGAAAGTTAAGTTTGTTGACCTTATTGAGGGAATAACATTACAACAAGTAACCGATGATCAGACTGGGCACGTTCAGAAAGTAGTGATCGAATCAAAAGATAAAAACCTAACTCCGGGTATTTTAGTTGAAAATTCAGACGGAGAAAGAAAATCATTCAACCTTCCTGTAAGAGCATATTTAGCTGTTGAAGAAGGTGAAAATATTGCTGCTGGTACTATTCTGGCTAAAATATCAAAACAGACCACTAAGAGCAGGGATATAACGGGAGGTTTACCAAGAGTAACAGAATTATTTGAAGCCCGAAGCCCACATGAGCCAGCTGTTGTTTCAGAAATTGAAGGTAACGTAAAGTTTGGTACCCGTAAAAAAGGTTCGAGAGAAATTATAGTTGTTGCACCTGATGGCTCTGATGAGAAAAAATACAATATAGCTTTTCAGAAACATATTTTAGTGCAGGAAGGAGATGAAATCCCTGCAGGCGAGAAAATAACTGACGGACCGATAAATCCTCATGATATTCTTGCTATAAAGGGTACAAGTGCCGTTCAGGAATATTTAGTGAATGAAATTCAAGATGTTTATCGTCTGCAAGGCGTTAAGATAAATGATAAACATATTGAAGTAATTGTTCGACAGATGCTTCAAAAAATAAAGATCGTATCACCCGGAGATACTAGATTTCTTGAAGAGGATATTGTAGATAGAGTGGCGTTCTTTGAAGAAGATTCTTTGATTATGACAATGGCTTATGTTGAGGATAAAGGTGATTCAAAATTAAAGAATGGACAATTGATTCCAAAATCTAAGCTGAGAGAAATTAATAGTGATTTGAAGAAGAAGGATAAGAAGGAAATAATTGCTCGTGATGCAGAACCAGCTACATTCGAAAACATATTGTTAGGAATCACGCAGGCTGCCTTATCCACTGAGAGTTTTATTTCCGCAGCTTCTTTCCAGGAAACAACCAAAGTGCTTGCAAATGCAGCAACAGAAGCTAAAGAAGATAGATTATTAGGACTGAAAGAGAATATAGTTATGGGACATCTCATTCCTGCAGGTACTGGTCTAAAGAGCTATGCAAACATAATTCTTGAAAGTGAAGAAATTGCAGTCGAAGAAGAAAAAGATGCTGAAAGTCATTCAGTTCAGAACAATTGA